The Chryseobacterium suipulveris genome window below encodes:
- the rny gene encoding ribonuclease Y, whose protein sequence is MTTTIAIIIGIVGLAIGTAIGMFLSKSSLNTKAKFIIDDAKKNAENLIEKATVQAEAVKKEKHLQAKEKFLELKSQHDADIQQREKKMQEAEKRTKDKESKLNDELSKTGKLEKDLDRQIADYRKKHEILERKQTELDAITAQKVEILEKISGYSAEDAKNELVEAMKAEAKTKAQAHVQSILEEASLNAKQEAKKIVIQTIQRIGTEQAIENSVSVFNIESDEVKGRIIGREGRNIRALESATGVEIIVDDTPEAILLSCFDPVRREIARLSLHRLVTDGRIHPARIEEVVEKTKKQIEEEIIEVGKRTIIDLGIHGLHPELVKIVGRMKYRSSYGQNLLQHSREVANIAATMAAELGLNVKLAKRAGLLHDIGKVPEQESELPHALLGMQWAERYGENAEVINAIGAHHDEIEMTSLLSPIIQVADAISGARPGARRQVLESYIQRLKDLEAAALSFDGVSSAYAIQAGRELRVMVESGKVNDEQSAQLSYDISEKIQNELTYPGQVRITVIRETRAVNIAR, encoded by the coding sequence ATGACAACAACTATCGCTATTATTATCGGCATTGTTGGTCTTGCAATCGGTACCGCAATCGGAATGTTTCTTTCCAAAAGCTCGCTGAACACCAAGGCAAAATTCATCATCGACGATGCGAAGAAAAATGCTGAAAACCTTATAGAAAAAGCTACTGTACAGGCAGAAGCTGTGAAGAAAGAAAAACACCTTCAGGCAAAAGAAAAATTCCTTGAACTGAAGTCGCAACATGACGCCGACATTCAGCAGCGTGAAAAGAAAATGCAGGAAGCCGAGAAACGCACCAAAGACAAGGAAAGCAAACTCAACGACGAGCTGAGCAAAACAGGCAAACTCGAAAAAGACCTCGACAGACAAATTGCCGACTACCGTAAGAAACACGAAATCCTCGAAAGAAAACAAACCGAACTCGACGCGATTACCGCACAGAAAGTTGAAATCTTAGAGAAAATTTCCGGATACTCCGCTGAAGACGCCAAAAACGAACTGGTGGAAGCAATGAAGGCAGAAGCCAAAACGAAAGCGCAAGCTCACGTACAAAGCATTCTGGAAGAAGCCAGCCTCAACGCAAAACAGGAAGCCAAGAAAATCGTCATCCAGACCATTCAGAGAATCGGTACGGAACAGGCGATCGAAAACTCAGTTTCCGTTTTCAACATTGAATCTGATGAGGTGAAAGGTAGAATCATCGGTAGAGAAGGACGGAACATTCGTGCTTTGGAATCCGCGACAGGTGTCGAAATCATTGTTGACGACACTCCTGAAGCAATCTTGTTATCTTGTTTCGATCCGGTTAGAAGAGAAATCGCACGGCTTTCTTTGCATCGCTTGGTAACCGACGGACGAATCCACCCCGCAAGAATCGAGGAAGTGGTAGAAAAAACCAAAAAACAGATCGAGGAAGAAATCATCGAAGTGGGTAAAAGAACCATCATCGATTTGGGAATCCACGGTCTTCACCCAGAACTTGTGAAAATTGTAGGTAGAATGAAATACCGTTCTTCTTACGGGCAAAACTTGCTTCAACACTCTAGAGAAGTTGCCAATATTGCCGCAACGATGGCTGCAGAACTCGGACTAAACGTGAAACTTGCGAAAAGAGCGGGTCTTCTTCACGACATCGGAAAAGTTCCGGAGCAGGAATCAGAACTTCCTCACGCTTTACTCGGTATGCAGTGGGCGGAAAGATATGGTGAAAATGCCGAAGTAATCAACGCGATCGGAGCACACCATGACGAGATTGAAATGACCTCGCTTCTTTCACCAATTATCCAGGTTGCAGATGCAATTTCCGGAGCGAGACCAGGAGCAAGAAGACAAGTTTTGGAATCCTATATCCAAAGATTGAAAGATTTGGAAGCAGCGGCTTTAAGCTTCGACGGAGTTTCCAGCGCATACGCAATTCAGGCAGGACGCGAACTCCGAGTGATGGTGGAAAGTGGAAAAGTAAACGACGAACAGAGCGCGCAACTTTCCTACGACATCTCAGAAAAAATCCAGAACGAACTGACTTATCCAGGACAGGTTAGAATCACTGTGATCCGCGAAACAAGGGCGGTGAATATCGCGAGATAG
- a CDS encoding arsenate reductase family protein: protein MKKVFYLKTCGTNKKIMADKDLSDWELREIKSEPITKDELAEMYAKTKSYEALFSKKSTQIKARGIDVKSLQEKDFKKLLLDHYSFLKRPVFITDKEIFVGNDKSNLENLTEFFERK from the coding sequence ATGAAAAAAGTATTCTACCTGAAAACCTGCGGAACCAACAAGAAAATTATGGCCGACAAAGATCTGTCGGATTGGGAGCTGCGGGAAATAAAATCAGAACCGATCACGAAAGACGAACTGGCGGAAATGTACGCAAAAACCAAATCCTACGAAGCGCTTTTCAGCAAGAAATCCACCCAGATCAAAGCAAGAGGAATCGATGTGAAATCATTGCAGGAAAAGGATTTCAAAAAATTGTTGCTCGATCATTATTCGTTTTTGAAGCGGCCAGTTTTCATCACCGATAAAGAAATTTTTGTGGGAAACGACAAAAGCAATTTAGAAAATCTTACCGAATTTTTTGAAAGAAAATAA
- the gcvT gene encoding glycine cleavage system aminomethyltransferase GcvT, whose amino-acid sequence MEKKTALYNKHVSLGAKMVPFAGFEMPVQYSGVTEEHFAVREKVGIFDVSHMGQFFVEGDSAKDLLQYVTTNNLDTLENGKAQYNCLPNGNGGIVDDLIIYKMADGKYFVVVNASNIDKDWNHLQKYNEKFGAKLTNVSDEMSLIAIQGPKATETLQKLTDTNLSEIPYYHFTEGTVAGVADVIISNTGYTGSGGFEIYFKNDDAVKLWDALTDAGQEFGLIPCGLASRDTLRLEKGFCLYGNDIDDTTSPMEAGLGWITKFDKDFVDKETFAKQKEEGVTRKLVGFEMQERAIPRHDYPVVDTDGNVIGKVTSGTMSPMRNVGIGLAYVAKPHFKVGSDIFIQIRNKSVPAKVVKTPFV is encoded by the coding sequence ATGGAAAAGAAAACAGCGCTCTATAACAAACACGTTTCGCTGGGTGCGAAAATGGTTCCTTTTGCAGGGTTCGAAATGCCTGTGCAATACTCTGGTGTGACGGAAGAACACTTTGCAGTGCGCGAAAAAGTCGGAATTTTTGACGTTTCGCATATGGGGCAGTTTTTTGTGGAAGGCGATTCTGCAAAGGATCTGCTGCAATATGTGACGACGAATAATCTGGACACGCTGGAAAACGGAAAGGCGCAGTATAACTGTTTGCCAAACGGAAACGGCGGAATTGTGGACGACCTGATTATCTACAAAATGGCCGACGGAAAATATTTTGTGGTGGTGAACGCTTCTAACATCGATAAAGACTGGAATCACCTGCAAAAATACAACGAGAAATTCGGGGCGAAACTGACGAACGTGTCCGACGAGATGTCGCTGATCGCAATCCAGGGTCCGAAAGCAACCGAAACGCTGCAAAAGCTTACGGATACTAATCTTTCGGAAATTCCGTATTACCATTTTACGGAGGGAACTGTTGCGGGAGTTGCCGATGTGATTATTTCGAACACCGGTTATACGGGAAGTGGCGGTTTTGAGATTTATTTTAAAAATGACGATGCGGTGAAGCTTTGGGACGCTTTGACTGACGCCGGACAAGAATTCGGACTGATTCCTTGCGGACTGGCTTCGAGAGACACTTTGCGACTTGAAAAAGGTTTCTGCCTGTACGGAAACGATATCGACGACACGACTTCGCCGATGGAAGCTGGATTGGGGTGGATTACGAAATTCGACAAAGATTTTGTGGACAAAGAAACATTTGCAAAACAAAAGGAAGAAGGCGTAACCAGAAAATTAGTCGGTTTCGAAATGCAGGAAAGAGCAATCCCAAGACACGACTATCCCGTTGTAGACACAGACGGAAACGTGATCGGAAAAGTGACTTCGGGAACAATGAGTCCGATGAGAAACGTGGGAATCGGGTTGGCTTATGTTGCGAAACCGCACTTCAAAGTAGGTTCCGATATTTTCATCCAGATTAGGAATAAGAGTGTTCCTGCAAAAGTGGTGAAAACGCCGTTTGTATAA